The sequence CACGATTCCGACGATCCGGTTATCACGGAGAATCACCTTTTTATAAACGCCTGCATATTCATTGTGGATGCGTATGATTTCAGCTGATTCATCATCAAAAATTTCACCGGCGGAAAACAGATCCACGCCTGCAACCTTGAGCTGGGTGCCGGTTACCGATCCTTCATACGGCAGAGCTTTGCGCCCGCAAATGTTTTCTGCCAGCACTTTTGCCTGTTCGTAAAGCGGCGCGACAAGTCCGTAGGTGATTTCCCGGTGTTCGGCACATTCACCGACAGCGTGGACCGATTCTATATTCGTTTCCATCAGGTCGTTTACAACAATGCCCCGGTTGACATAAAGACCGCTATCTTTCGCAAGGCTTATATTTGGCTTGATGCCGACAGCCATGACGACAAGATCAGCTTCCACCTCGGTGCCGTCAGTAAAACGCAAGCCTTCGACTCGTTCATCGCCAAAAATTTCCGCCGTCTGTTTCTCTAGCAGGAAGTTCATTCCCTGGCTTTCGAGCTCCCGCTTCAGCATATCCGATGCAGTCGGATCCAGCTGCCGTTCCATCAAGTGCCCCATCAAATGGACGACATCCACTTCCATGCCGAGATTCAGCAAGCCCCGGGCCGCCTCAAGTCCGAGAAGGCCGCCGCCGATCACCACTGCTTTTTTGTACTTCCCGGCTGCGGCAATCATCGTTTCCGTATCCCGGATGTCACGGAACCCCGTCACGCCTTCTTTTTCGGATCCGGGCACCGGCAGAATGAAAGCATCCGATCCGGTCGCCAAAATCAGTTCGTCATACGTAACAGTTGTGCCCTTCTCGGATACGACCTGTTTGTTCTGCGTATCAATTTCAGTAATTTTTTCACCAGTGAAAAGCGTAATGTCATTTTCTTCATACCAGCCCCAGCTGTTCAAGATGATATCGTTCAGCTCCGTGTCCCCCTGAAGGACAGTTGAAAGCTGGATTCGATTATAATTTGGATGAGGTTCAGCACCGAAAATCGTAATCTCATACATTTCCGGATTGAGCTTCAGGATTTCTTCAATTGCCCGTACACCAGCCATGCCGTTTCCTATCATTACCAGTTGCTTCTTTTTCATAGTTGGAAACCTCCATTTAACTCTATTTGCTCGTTGTTTCACAAATTCTGGCCGCTGGCTCTATTCCCCCATCTACATTCAAGGGGGTGACATTTCAAGCCTGCGATGTGCTGAATAATTTTACTTGCTCATAATTTCACATTAATATTCTGCACAATCTGTTTTCTACCTTATCTACGTTGTTATTCTATCGTGCAGCCAACACACATTTTGTGATATTACTCACATTACTGCCTCTTATTTGTGAATTTTTTACGTAGGGGAAGTCACATTTTATTTGACCCATTTTTCTGCGGCATGAAAAAACGCCATCCAGTTTCCTAGATGACGCAATTTTGAACGCCGCACTGATTACAGCCGAGCAATTCTTTTAGATATTCCATATCATGTATCGTAATCGACTTATGCTCCGCTGTTATGAGCCCCTCGCTTTTCCATATATTCAAAAACCTGTTCACCGTTTCCCGGGTGCTGCCAATATGCATCGCCAGCTCATAGTTTGTCGGCACATTTTCAATCACGTAGCCATCGTCAATCTGGTCCCCGTACATGTTGACAAGCCTGATCAAAATGGAAGCAAGCGCTCCGCCAGATTGATACATCAAATAATCTTTGAGCTTGGAGCTGCTGGCCTCCAGGCTTTCTGCCGCCCAGCGGATAAATTCCAGCGCAATAGCTCCGTTATTGACCAGCAACCCTTCCATATGGGCCTTATCCATAAAATAAATCTCGCAGTCTTCTTCCGTCCGTGCGGAACAGGAATACGTATTACCGCTGAATATGCCGATTTCTCCGAATGCATCTTCCTCCTGCCTGATGAAAATCGTGATCTCCCGGCCGTCATCAATCTGCTTATGGACGCGAATCTTTCCTTTCTTAATAAAAAAGATCTTCTTGGCAACTTCGTTTTCAGTAAAAATGAATGTACCCCGGACTGCAAAAAAAGGCGTGCATTGGTTAAGAATAAATTCCCTGTCAGTAGGCTTCAATCTTTTCAGCAAAGGCATCCTGGCCATTCGGTTTCTCTCCCCCACTTAATTTCTAAGCAGATGACACTCCTGGATGTAAACGTTTTCTTAATTATCATAATCTTTTATGCTGAAAAGCTCAACAATTAACAAATGGGCTTTTATATCGGACTGTGATTTTGGGGTACATAGGGAAGGGACCACGAGGCATTCGCTGAAAATGCAATTGAACTTTCTTCGTGAGTTGAGAATTCAAGGAGGTCTTGCGGGACCATGGACCAGACAACGCTCCGCAGCGAGGAGGCTAATAAGGAAGCCGGCGGAAAGGAGATTGAGTCCCTTGTCAACAGAAGATTCATCTGGCTAAAAACAGGTCAAACCGCTAATAAGCTTTAATGTGATTTTTTTACGACGTACTCTAATAAAATAATTTTTATGGCAGCCTGATAATAAAAAAGCATCACCCAGTTTCCTAGATGACGCAGTTTTGGACACCGCACTTATCGCATTTCAGCATGTCGCGGAAATAGTCCATGTCTTTAATGGTGATGATCTTGCGGTCCACCTCGAGGATGCCTTCCTGGCGCCACCCGTTAATGAAGCGGTTGACCGTTTCGCGGCTGCTGCCGATATGGGAGGCAATGTCATAGTTTGTGATCGGTTCATCAATGACGATGCTGCCGTCTTCAATTTCTTTGCCATACATATTTGTGAGGCGGATCAGGACGGACGCCACGGCTCCGCGGGTCTGATGCATCATATAATCCTTAAGCTTGGAACCGCTGGTTTCCAGACTCTCAGCAGCCCAGCGCAGAAATTCAAGAGTAATGGCTCCGTTATTTGCCAGGATACTCTCAATTTTATCTTCATCGATGCAATAAAGCTCCCCATTCGTTTCCGCATGGGCCGAACATGAATAAGTAGGACCGCTGAAAGGACCGATTTCTCCAAATCCGTCATCAGCTCCTCTCAGAAACACGGTGACCTCTTTACCGTCATCAATTTGTTTATGGACGCGGAACGTTCCTTCTTTTATAAAAAAGATTTTCTCTGCTTTATCGCCTTCCATAAAAACAAATGATCCTTTTTTGATCGGAACAAGTGTTGAGTTTGCAATAATCAATTCACGGTCAGCAGGAGTGAGTCTTTGAAGTAAAGGTGTCTTCATAATACTGATCCCCTCCAAAAAATGAAATCATCTATAAAAAAGTAAGTATCGAATCCTTTTTTTACTATTTTCTATTATAAAACGTTTTCCACTGCCGCTAAGGTAAAAAGTGTGACCATTTTAGTAACATTGTTCAAATGTGTAAAAACCCCCTCTGCCGGGTGTGCAGAGGGGGAGATAGAGTTTGCGGTGCCTGTCACCCGTCGTTTTTTGTCGACAATCGACAAGTGACAGGCACCTTGCCCTGGCACCTTGCCCCGTTAAAATACTTTCTTCCTGTCACGCTCTTCTTTCAGGATTTCCACTGCTTCGCGGAAGCGCTGGGAGTGGATGATTTCCCGTTCACGCAAGAATTTCAGACTGTCGTTGATGTCAGGATCATCGGATAGGTTGATGAGCCATTGATATGTTGCCCTCGCTTTTTCTTCAGCAGCGATATCCTCATAGAGATCGGCAATCGGGTCGCCTTTTGACTGGATATATGTCGCTTCAAACGGTTGGCCGCCAGTATTATGGTAGAAAAGGGAAATTCCGTGATTCGTATAGTGGCCTTCGAGACCGGCTTCTTTGATTTGCTCCGGTGTCGCATCCTTAGTTAACTTCTGCACCATTGCAGCAATCATTTCAAGGTGTGCAAACTCTTCTGTTCCGATATCTGTCAAAAGGCCTACCACTTTATCCGGAATCGAATAGCGCTGATTTAAGTATCTAAGTGCGGCCGCAAGTTCGCCGTCAGCACCGCCGTACTGCTCAATTAAGTATTTTGCAAGCTTCGGGTTGCACTGGCTTACTTTAACCGGGTATTGCAGCTTTTTTTCATATGTCCACATGAAGAAGCCTCCTTAATGGGTTGTTGATTTACAGCTTCAAAACGATACAGGCCGGTTTAGCCGTACACCATGCTAGTCCTGTATACTGGAAAAAGTTGTCCTATCGGATTGCCTGCTGCCGGCCTTGAAGGCCGCCAGTAGGCAGCACGGCCTTTTAGACCTGCCACGGCCAAGGACCTGTACTCCACTGCCAGATCGTTTCCTTACTGTTCTTTTGTGAAATTGAAAGCGGGCCGTATTCTTCTTCCACGGCAACTTTAGCATCCTTCCGCTTATCAGCCAGTTCGTTATATTGTTTAATCGCTTCTGCATCATCTGGATGTGTGTCTAAATAAAGGGTAAGTTCCATCATCGCGAAGTCAATCGCCTGCAGCTTTTTCAGATTGTCTTTAAAGTCCTTCGAAAGCTCCTTATGCATCACTTTTTCTCCTTTCCATCAGCTTTTTCAAAAGGGCTGGTGTATTCACTGTAAAGGGCTGGCCATAACGTTCCTTTTTGGAGCGCTTCCTCAATTGAAAACTGTTCCAATCCAGAGGCCTGAACTCCCATATACAGATGCGGCGGAGTTTCATATGTCTTTTCCTTCCTTGGCGGGCACGGATCCTCCGGGTTTACATACGGTTTCCATGTTTTGCGGTCAGTTGACATTGCTTTTTCCCTCCTTTAGACATACTCACAGTCTCGCTTCCCTTCCTTATGCCGTCGTAAACAGTAAACGACTTGAAATATTGTGAAAATTCAATGAAGAAGACCATGCCCGATTGAGCATGGTCTTTCCACTTCGTATATTTAAACATTCGGTTCTCCGACATATCCGACACCTAGCACTCTCGCTAACTCCGGATCAACCGATACAAGGTCTTCCCTCGTTATCTCAGAAAGCCTGGTTCTACCAAGGGCATATACCGGTTTTTTCATATCCTCCAGACATGATTTCAGGAATTTCGATAAATTCAAGGCACTCTGGTCGATATCAAGTTCATCTGCCATCTTACCGCCGCTAATGACCAACTGCGGAGGATTGTAAAACGGCAGCGGTTTTTCTACCTGTGTTTTTGCCATGGCCATGAGTGCGATCGAGCCGATATATACGGCATCAGCACCGAGGGCAAGCGCTTTCGAGAAAACGGCCGGCCCTTTCATGCCGCCTGCCGCAATAATTTGATACTTATCCCGCAATCCCTGTTTCTCAAGATAATGGACGGCCCTGCTTATCCCGTAAATCGTCGGTATTCCGATCGTATCCTGCAGCATCGACGAGGCGTGGCCAGTTCCTCCTTCAGCTCCGTCGATTACGATGAAATCCGCTTCTGTCCTGGTTATGACCTCCAGTTCCTTTTCGATGTTATGTGTGGCAGCGATTTTCACACCCACAGGCACATCGTAGTTCTCCTTGTGCCTGTTGATGAATTCCACCGCGTCATCAGCGCTGTTCACACCTTCCAGACGGGAGTGATACTGCATATCCTCTCCTTCTTCAAGGCGCCATGTTTCCCTGAGGTTTTCATCGATTGATGCCGATTTCATCTTTTCCGGCACATTTCCGCCGTGGGCTCCCTGGCCAAAGCGCAATTCAATCGCATCCAATTGGGAAAGATCCTCTTCCGTCATCAACCTGTTCCGGCTTACCTGGCCGATGAGGTAATCTGCCGCCTGTCTTTCCTCATCAGGAAGCGCAGACTCACCCGTATTTGATGCTGTACCGGCAAGGGATGCACCTTTCGCCAGTGCCACCTTTGCCTGCGGGCTCAAGGAACCTCCATAGCTCATTGCCGTGATCATAATCGGAGTCTTCAG is a genomic window of Bacillus marinisedimentorum containing:
- a CDS encoding FMN-binding glutamate synthase family protein encodes the protein MLDAMLKKMLEHTSDEVIEKMTTDNYHESLLELWTTSQKLGIAPMLEATIRANSGKSIHRPLGSPINHSHWDYLYMNSVQLHQMPTTEDVEIDTTVTIGPRAKRPLKLKTPIMITAMSYGGSLSPQAKVALAKGASLAGTASNTGESALPDEERQAADYLIGQVSRNRLMTEEDLSQLDAIELRFGQGAHGGNVPEKMKSASIDENLRETWRLEEGEDMQYHSRLEGVNSADDAVEFINRHKENYDVPVGVKIAATHNIEKELEVITRTEADFIVIDGAEGGTGHASSMLQDTIGIPTIYGISRAVHYLEKQGLRDKYQIIAAGGMKGPAVFSKALALGADAVYIGSIALMAMAKTQVEKPLPFYNPPQLVISGGKMADELDIDQSALNLSKFLKSCLEDMKKPVYALGRTRLSEITREDLVSVDPELARVLGVGYVGEPNV
- a CDS encoding Crp/Fnr family transcriptional regulator; this translates as MKTPLLQRLTPADRELIIANSTLVPIKKGSFVFMEGDKAEKIFFIKEGTFRVHKQIDDGKEVTVFLRGADDGFGEIGPFSGPTYSCSAHAETNGELYCIDEDKIESILANNGAITLEFLRWAAESLETSGSKLKDYMMHQTRGAVASVLIRLTNMYGKEIEDGSIVIDEPITNYDIASHIGSSRETVNRFINGWRQEGILEVDRKIITIKDMDYFRDMLKCDKCGVQNCVI
- a CDS encoding Crp/Fnr family transcriptional regulator — protein: MARMPLLKRLKPTDREFILNQCTPFFAVRGTFIFTENEVAKKIFFIKKGKIRVHKQIDDGREITIFIRQEEDAFGEIGIFSGNTYSCSARTEEDCEIYFMDKAHMEGLLVNNGAIALEFIRWAAESLEASSSKLKDYLMYQSGGALASILIRLVNMYGDQIDDGYVIENVPTNYELAMHIGSTRETVNRFLNIWKSEGLITAEHKSITIHDMEYLKELLGCNQCGVQNCVI
- a CDS encoding spore coat protein CotJB, yielding MHKELSKDFKDNLKKLQAIDFAMMELTLYLDTHPDDAEAIKQYNELADKRKDAKVAVEEEYGPLSISQKNSKETIWQWSTGPWPWQV
- a CDS encoding spore coat associated protein CotJA, with protein sequence MSTDRKTWKPYVNPEDPCPPRKEKTYETPPHLYMGVQASGLEQFSIEEALQKGTLWPALYSEYTSPFEKADGKEKK
- a CDS encoding manganese catalase family protein, which translates into the protein MWTYEKKLQYPVKVSQCNPKLAKYLIEQYGGADGELAAALRYLNQRYSIPDKVVGLLTDIGTEEFAHLEMIAAMVQKLTKDATPEQIKEAGLEGHYTNHGISLFYHNTGGQPFEATYIQSKGDPIADLYEDIAAEEKARATYQWLINLSDDPDINDSLKFLREREIIHSQRFREAVEILKEERDRKKVF